A DNA window from Peromyscus leucopus breed LL Stock chromosome 3, UCI_PerLeu_2.1, whole genome shotgun sequence contains the following coding sequences:
- the Tmem213 gene encoding transmembrane protein 213, whose protein sequence is MKCSRNPLIPNQRPGTQCCYLDIGECPNSDWLALDILEQDLKLDRLKYCYPMPKSRFNHFLFYLLLECALLKDRNQVKQQQGRAPGTSRELPSLFLNGNDFASKTEDRDYPCSPPPATGTKAERCDGQLLWLRPLSFPPNTEQIPSSRRTGVTSDSAHAGHTVPSPGHLCANMAQTGVSLRIPGYLTSAPQATLLLSLVLASFHAACSTETSGGNSTLSTHPGTLEQCANVDFCPLASLCCRASVDEYGWIAAAVGWSLWFLTLILLCVDKLMKLTPEEPKDLAA, encoded by the exons ATGAAATGCTCTCGAAACCCTCTTATCCCCAACCAAAGACCAGGCACACAGTGTTGCTACTTGGACATCGGTGAATGTCCAAACAGTGATTGGCTGGCACTGGACATTTTGGAGCAAGACCTGAAATTGGACCGCCTGAAGTATTGCTACCCCATGCCCAAATCAAG ATTTAACCATTTCCTCTTCTATCTGCTGCTGGAGTGTGCTCTCCTCAAGGACAGGAACCAG GTGAAGCAGCAGCAAGGCCGGGCCCCAGGAACCAGCCGGGAACTGCCTTCCCTTTTCCTCAATGGGAACGATTTTGCCTCAAAAACAGAGGACAGGGATTacccctgctctcctcccccagcCACAGGCACAAAGGCAGAGCGGTGTGACGGGCAGCTTCTTTGGCTCcgccctctctcttttcccccaaACACTGAACAGATTCCCAGCTCCCGCAGGACAGGAGTCACCTCAGACAGCGCACACGCGGGACACACGGTCCCCAGCCCGGGGCACCTCTGTGCCAACATGGCCCAGACAGGTGTCTCCCTCCGCATCCCTGGGTACCTCACCTCTGCCCCGCAAGCCACCCTGCTCCTCAGCCTGGTCCTGGCCTCCTTCCACGCGGCCTGCAGTACAG AAACCAGCGGCGGCAACTCAACCCTGAGTACACACCCTGGGACCCTGGAGCAGTGTGCCA ACGTCGACTTCTGCCCACTAGCCTCCCTGTGTTGCCGAGCTTCGGTGGATGAATATGGCTGGATTGCGGCGGCGGTTGGCTGGAGTCTCTGGTTCCTCACCCTCATCTTGCTCTGTGTGGACAAGCTGATGAAGCTAACCCCAGAGGAGCCCAAGGACCTGGCGGCATGA